From the Bdellovibrio reynosensis genome, one window contains:
- a CDS encoding peroxiredoxin — protein MPMINQPAPHFNAQAVFDGGEVKDISLSNYKGKWVILFFYPLDFTFVCPTELTQFREHLAEFTASGAVVLGCSVDSVHSHKRWLRDDLGNLGYPLIADLTKRIAKDYGVLFEDRGIATRGTFIIDPDQKVQYMGIHNTSVGRDAKEILRVLQGCQSGELCQAGWKKGDMYITPLK, from the coding sequence ATGCCAATGATTAATCAACCCGCGCCTCATTTTAATGCCCAAGCTGTTTTTGACGGAGGCGAAGTAAAAGATATTTCCCTAAGCAACTACAAAGGGAAATGGGTGATTTTATTTTTCTATCCTCTAGATTTTACTTTTGTTTGCCCCACTGAATTAACTCAGTTCCGTGAACATTTAGCAGAATTTACTGCATCTGGCGCAGTGGTTCTTGGCTGCAGCGTTGACTCCGTACATTCACACAAACGTTGGTTGCGCGATGATCTTGGTAACCTTGGTTACCCACTTATTGCCGATCTTACAAAACGCATCGCTAAAGATTACGGTGTTTTGTTTGAAGACCGCGGTATCGCGACTCGCGGCACTTTCATCATCGATCCAGATCAAAAAGTTCAGTACATGGGAATTCACAACACTTCTGTGGGCCGTGATGCAAAAGAAATTTTGCGCGTTCTTCAAGGTTGCCAATCCGGAGAGCTTTGCCAAGCTGGCTGGAAAAAAGGTGACATGTACATCACTCCATTGAAGTAA
- a CDS encoding exodeoxyribonuclease III, whose protein sequence is MKIVSWNVNGIRACYKKGLMDFVNREKPDIFCVQETKAHIDQVEDEARKLAWEYSYWSSAIKKGYSGVATFTHVEPKAVQYHFNSIPDYESEGRIVMSDHGPFDLYNIYFPNGGSGEERHLFKQKFLKDLYAHLKEKLQTGREVVVVGDYNVAHESIDVYDPIRMSKVSGFFPEERAWFDDFVDLGFIDTFRHLKPTEAKRYSWWDYRTLARVSNRGWRIDYICISKGLEKYLSSADILDQVEGSDHCPVVATLDL, encoded by the coding sequence GTGAAAATCGTCTCTTGGAATGTGAATGGAATCCGAGCTTGTTACAAAAAAGGTCTAATGGATTTCGTGAACAGAGAAAAGCCAGATATTTTTTGTGTTCAAGAAACTAAAGCTCACATCGATCAAGTTGAGGACGAAGCACGTAAACTTGCTTGGGAATATTCTTATTGGTCTTCGGCGATTAAAAAGGGTTATTCAGGTGTGGCAACGTTCACACACGTCGAGCCTAAAGCAGTTCAGTATCATTTTAATAGTATTCCTGATTATGAATCTGAAGGCCGCATTGTCATGTCTGATCATGGGCCCTTTGACCTGTACAATATCTATTTTCCTAATGGAGGTTCTGGTGAAGAACGCCATTTATTTAAACAGAAGTTTCTTAAAGATTTGTATGCTCATTTAAAAGAAAAATTACAGACGGGACGCGAAGTCGTTGTTGTCGGTGATTACAATGTGGCGCATGAGTCCATTGACGTTTATGACCCTATCCGCATGTCCAAGGTGAGTGGTTTTTTCCCAGAAGAGCGTGCATGGTTTGATGATTTTGTCGATTTAGGCTTTATCGACACCTTCCGCCATCTTAAACCAACCGAAGCGAAGCGTTACTCATGGTGGGATTACCGCACTCTAGCAAGGGTTTCAAATCGCGGATGGCGAATCGACTACATTTGTATTTCAAAAGGACTTGAGAAATATCTATCTTCGGCAGATATTCTCGATCAAGTTGAGGGTTCAGATCACTGCCCTGTAGTAGCGACTTTGGACCTCTAA
- a CDS encoding FxsA family protein produces the protein MLAIPFPLFIAEIIIFIFASKQWGFLNTLGLYLLPCLLGLFIVTTLGRMAILSLQTSVLRGQLPASKILHSGALFLSGLLFLIPSFFARVVALVLFLPGLRHLAVWRFKLYMAKQIAKGASSFNFSGGPFGFGGGTGGFKYYSSRQGFGQQNGFGEQNEEREVREAEVLDVTPLEITHEKKEKGP, from the coding sequence ATGTTGGCCATTCCTTTCCCACTTTTTATCGCTGAAATTATTATTTTTATTTTCGCTTCAAAACAGTGGGGATTTTTAAATACTTTGGGTCTTTACCTTCTGCCGTGTTTGTTAGGTCTATTTATTGTAACGACCTTGGGGCGAATGGCGATTCTAAGCTTACAAACTTCAGTTTTGCGTGGGCAGTTGCCAGCATCAAAAATCCTTCATTCCGGCGCGCTTTTTCTTTCTGGGTTGCTGTTTTTAATTCCATCATTTTTTGCCCGTGTCGTTGCCTTGGTTTTATTTTTACCGGGTCTAAGACATTTAGCGGTGTGGAGATTTAAACTCTATATGGCCAAACAAATTGCGAAGGGTGCCAGCAGCTTTAATTTCTCCGGCGGACCTTTTGGTTTCGGCGGGGGCACGGGTGGATTTAAATACTATTCAAGTCGCCAAGGCTTCGGTCAGCAAAACGGTTTCGGCGAACAGAATGAAGAACGTGAAGTTCGTGAGGCTGAAGTTTTAGATGTGACTCCGTTAGAGATCACGCACGAGAAAAAAGAAAAGGGGCCGTAA
- a CDS encoding penicillin-binding transpeptidase domain-containing protein: protein MYSLLGFTASESQEVPSNRKIQTQLDQRTLIAKALGENVRSNKLPEKIQLDWDGDKKDVSLKYTIDENLQKEADRLLKSYRPDYGAIFMIDAMTGEVLAMSSYQRDNPQAPNLNLQATFPAASVFKVVTATAAVDKAGVTPEHKIRYNGGAYTLYKKNVLSDKVTRWTHEITLKDAFARSINTAFGRLSIENLHPADLNDYANRFMFNQEIPADFPVEMGVAYVPPGKGFEMAEVASGYNKTNRMSPVQGAMIAASVANDGKVVVPYLVDEVKGLEGEALYTGSTLTNGEIMSKESAAKVRELMERTVVAGTSRRSFRPITKDRKFREIEMGGKTGHLTGDNPRGRVDWFVGYALDDERKIAVAAITVNKKFWTVKSAHLGQSMFRKYFGPVIANQSKGRVISSTK, encoded by the coding sequence ATGTATTCTCTTTTAGGGTTTACTGCTTCAGAAAGTCAGGAAGTCCCTTCCAATCGAAAAATTCAAACTCAACTTGATCAACGTACATTGATTGCAAAAGCGTTGGGTGAAAACGTTCGTTCAAATAAATTGCCTGAAAAGATTCAGTTAGATTGGGATGGCGACAAAAAAGACGTCAGCCTGAAATACACTATTGATGAAAATCTGCAAAAAGAAGCCGACCGTTTACTGAAGTCATACCGCCCAGATTACGGCGCCATCTTTATGATTGATGCAATGACGGGCGAGGTTCTGGCGATGTCGAGTTATCAACGCGACAATCCCCAGGCTCCGAACCTGAACTTGCAAGCGACCTTCCCTGCCGCTTCTGTATTTAAAGTTGTTACGGCAACAGCAGCGGTTGATAAAGCTGGTGTAACCCCTGAACACAAGATTCGTTACAACGGCGGAGCGTACACTTTATATAAAAAGAACGTTCTTTCTGACAAAGTCACTCGTTGGACCCACGAAATCACGCTTAAAGACGCTTTCGCAAGATCCATCAACACGGCTTTTGGTCGTTTAAGTATCGAAAACCTTCATCCTGCTGATCTGAACGATTACGCGAACCGTTTCATGTTCAATCAGGAAATCCCAGCAGACTTCCCGGTTGAAATGGGTGTTGCCTACGTTCCTCCAGGAAAAGGCTTTGAAATGGCTGAGGTTGCGTCTGGTTACAACAAAACGAACCGCATGAGCCCAGTTCAAGGCGCGATGATCGCAGCGTCTGTAGCCAACGACGGTAAAGTCGTAGTTCCTTACTTAGTTGACGAAGTGAAGGGCCTTGAAGGCGAAGCACTTTACACCGGAAGCACGCTAACTAACGGCGAAATCATGAGCAAGGAATCTGCTGCAAAAGTGCGTGAGCTTATGGAGCGCACCGTAGTTGCAGGAACCTCTCGCCGTTCATTTAGACCAATTACTAAAGACCGCAAATTCAGAGAAATCGAAATGGGTGGAAAGACCGGCCACTTAACTGGCGACAACCCACGCGGCCGTGTTGACTGGTTCGTAGGTTATGCTCTTGATGATGAGCGCAAGATCGCAGTCGCTGCCATCACTGTGAATAAGAAATTCTGGACAGTGAAGTCAGCCCACTTGGGACAAAGCATGTTCCGAAAATATTTTGGACCTGTGATAGCAAATCAATCAAAAGGAAGAGTGATCTCTTCTACCAAATAA